A part of Arachis hypogaea cultivar Tifrunner chromosome 12, arahy.Tifrunner.gnm2.J5K5, whole genome shotgun sequence genomic DNA contains:
- the LOC112727118 gene encoding nascent polypeptide-associated complex subunit beta-like isoform X2, whose translation MVERYSCFSSSAVVLEGLYISLRKKAAHKTITTDDKRLQSTLKRIGVNAIPAIEEVNIFKDDVVIQFLNPKGLQDILPNIIHQFGTDNLENLKKLAEQFQKQALDS comes from the exons ATGGTAGAACGGTACTCATGCTTCTCTTCCTCCGCCGTCGTCCTGGAAGGCTTGTATATATCTCTCAG AAAGAAGGCCGCCCACAAGACAATCACCACAGACGACAAAAGGCTTCAGAGCACCCTCAAGAGAATAGGCGTCAACGCCATCCCTGCCATCGAGGAAGTTAACATCTTCAAGGATGACGTTGTTATCCAGTTTCTAAACCCCAAAG GGTTGCAGGATATACTCCCTAATATTATCCACCAATTCG GAACAGATAACTTGGAAAACCTAAAGAAGCTAGCGGAACAGTTTCAGAAGCAGGCTCTTGATAGTTGA
- the LOC112727118 gene encoding nascent polypeptide-associated complex subunit beta-like isoform X1: MVERYSCFSSSAVVLEGLYISLRKKAAHKTITTDDKRLQSTLKRIGVNAIPAIEEVNIFKDDVVIQFLNPKASIAANTWLLMVLHKLRGCRIYSLILSTNSEQITWKT; the protein is encoded by the exons ATGGTAGAACGGTACTCATGCTTCTCTTCCTCCGCCGTCGTCCTGGAAGGCTTGTATATATCTCTCAG AAAGAAGGCCGCCCACAAGACAATCACCACAGACGACAAAAGGCTTCAGAGCACCCTCAAGAGAATAGGCGTCAACGCCATCCCTGCCATCGAGGAAGTTAACATCTTCAAGGATGACGTTGTTATCCAGTTTCTAAACCCCAAAG CATCCATTGCTGCTAATACTTGGTTGTTAATGGTGCTCCACAAACTAAGA GGTTGCAGGATATACTCCCTAATATTATCCACCAATTCG GAACAGATAACTTGGAAAACCTAA